The following are from one region of the Magallana gigas chromosome 6, xbMagGiga1.1, whole genome shotgun sequence genome:
- the LOC105317481 gene encoding protein FAM133B, with amino-acid sequence MASSLLVLCFCQGLFSVITLGAPLETKINGKPADVEETDLLHLKPSMGRFLGNPENLESYENSVTIPKSPVGEFIRNDDEMEVEDEESLNDLLKTVLITLRDHPDIIMDILQEEDRKNKDFQRPSAQLNSEPKRIEKKGGNMYKAMGYPSEESNSSQESQEDSESRDGSYYKNKYDKSSKSSEESDESKGVDLAQYYKQKYANSKEDDKSRSSSSSSSSSSSSSEESKQSELPLDKRVPEQPEETIDITSLPDEGDIDLTKIISEGGLEDLPEYKEKLKFQKPSNLLTSDGTIFLGKIPKSGKPNGKGAKPKPSALKPVITEADMSESKMEDNRESGSEHKTGANEKTEKSASQQTPQDGS; translated from the exons ATGGCTTCTTCCCTCCTTGTTTTATGTTTCTGCCAAGGGTTATTCTCCG TAATTACACTCGGAGCCCCTTTGGAGACCAAAATCAATGGAAAG CCTGCAGATGTTGAAGAAACAGACCTTTTGCACCTGAAGCCATCAATGGGCCGGTTCCTGGGAAATCCTGAAAATTTAGAAAGTTACGAAAATTCGGTCACGATACCAAAGTCGCCTGTTGGTGAATTCATTCGTAATGACGATGAAATGGAGGTAGAGGATGAAGAAAGTCTGAATGATTTATTGAAAACCGTTTTGATTACACTCAGAGATCACCCCGATATCATCATGGATATTCTTCAAG AGGAAGATAGGAAAAATAAAGATTTCCAACGACCATCGGCGCAACTTAATTCG GAGCCAAAGCGTATTGAAAAGAAAGGAGGCAATATGTACAAAGCGATGGGATATCCAAGTG AAGAATCAAATTCATCTCAAGAAAGTCAAGAAGACTCGGAATCACGTGATGGGAGctactataaaaataaatatgacaaatcGTCAAAGTCTTCCGAAGAATCAGACGAGAGCAAAGGCGTAGATTTAGCTCAATATTATAAACAGAAGTATGCAAATTCTAAAGAAGATGATAAATCAAGAAGTTCGtcgtcgtcgtcatcatcatcatcatcatcatcagaggAAAGCAAGCAATCTGAGCTACCATTGGACAAACGAGTACCAGAACAACCGGAAGAAACCATCGACATCACGTCACTTCCGGATGAAGGTGACATAGATTTGACGAAAATCATTTCAGAAGGGGGATTAGAAGATCTTCCTGAATATAAGGAgaaattgaaatttcaaaaaccaAGCAACCTTCTAACCTCAGAT GGGACTATCTTTCTTGGAAAAATTCCTAAATCCGGTAAACCTAATGGAAAAGGCGCTAAACCCAAACCTAGTGCTTTAAAACCTGTCATTACCGAGGCAGACATGTCGGAAAGTAAAATGGAGGATAACAGAGAATCCGGCAGTGAGCATAAAACCGGAGCTAATGAGAAAACCGAGAAATCCGCCAGTCAACAAACTCCACAAGACGGGTCTTAA